A genome region from Balneolaceae bacterium includes the following:
- a CDS encoding M28 family peptidase produces MKRLLALPLTVLILAACNLTPLQAQDLSIDPEIYNIIDAVSADRLESDIRTLAGFGTRHTMSDTTSDTRGIGAARRWIKSEFEAISQACGGCLEVREQRTLVEGDPDSRIAEDTWVVNIYAVLRGNTHPNRYVIMSGDIDSRASDNSNSTIDAPGANDNASGMAGAIEAARVLSQYEFENSIIFAGLSGEEQGLYGGEHMAEMAQEEGWEIFGVLNNDMIGNIRGIDGIVDNRQFRIFSEPFSQNTSQRELQSMRFYGGENDGISRQLARYIYETTRLYMPEMDPLMIYRLDRFGRGGHHTPFNNAGFAGVRIMEAHENYNWQHQDIRTEDGIRYGDTIDKVDFDYAAKMTAVNAVALANLAWAPPQPQEVDIDGAVQPSTTLSWETPDSDLVKGYKIYWRRTTSPTWDNARYVGDVSEYTLENVVIDNWLFGVAAVGEDGHESVVAFPGN; encoded by the coding sequence ATGAAACGCTTACTCGCTCTTCCCCTTACCGTGCTCATACTTGCTGCCTGCAACCTGACCCCGCTCCAGGCCCAGGATCTGAGCATCGATCCTGAAATCTACAACATCATCGACGCGGTAAGCGCGGACCGGCTCGAGTCGGACATCCGCACCCTCGCCGGATTTGGCACGCGTCACACCATGTCCGACACCACCTCCGACACCCGCGGCATCGGCGCCGCCCGCCGGTGGATCAAGAGCGAGTTCGAGGCCATCAGCCAGGCCTGCGGGGGCTGCCTGGAGGTGCGTGAGCAGCGCACCCTGGTGGAAGGTGATCCTGACAGCCGTATAGCCGAGGACACCTGGGTGGTGAACATCTACGCGGTGCTGCGCGGCAACACCCATCCCAACCGCTACGTGATTATGAGCGGGGATATCGACAGCCGTGCCTCTGACAACAGCAACTCGACCATCGACGCTCCGGGCGCCAACGACAACGCCTCCGGCATGGCGGGCGCTATCGAGGCGGCGCGCGTGCTCTCGCAGTACGAGTTCGAGAACAGCATCATCTTTGCCGGGCTTTCCGGTGAGGAGCAGGGCCTCTATGGGGGCGAACACATGGCTGAGATGGCCCAAGAGGAGGGCTGGGAGATCTTTGGTGTACTCAACAACGACATGATCGGCAACATCCGCGGCATCGACGGCATCGTCGACAACCGCCAGTTCCGTATTTTTTCGGAACCCTTCAGCCAGAACACCTCCCAGCGCGAGCTGCAGAGCATGCGTTTCTACGGCGGGGAGAACGACGGCATCTCACGGCAGCTGGCCCGCTACATCTACGAGACCACCCGCCTCTACATGCCCGAGATGGATCCGCTGATGATCTACCGCCTCGACCGATTCGGGCGCGGGGGACACCATACGCCCTTTAACAATGCTGGCTTCGCCGGGGTGCGCATCATGGAGGCCCACGAAAACTACAACTGGCAGCACCAGGATATCCGCACCGAAGACGGCATCCGCTACGGCGACACCATCGACAAGGTGGACTTCGACTACGCCGCCAAGATGACGGCCGTGAACGCCGTGGCCCTCGCCAACCTGGCCTGGGCGCCGCCCCAGCCGCAGGAAGTGGACATCGACGGGGCCGTGCAGCCCTCCACCACGCTGAGCTGGGAGACCCCGGACAGCGACCTGGTCAAGGGTTACAAGATCTACTGGCGGCGCACCACCTCCCCGACCTGGGACAACGCCCGCTACGTGGGTGACGTGAGTGAGTACACCCTCGAGAACGTGGTCATCGACAACTGGCTCTTCGGCGTTGCCGCCGTGGGCGAGGACGGCCATGAGAGCGTGGTGGCCTTCCCGGGGAATTAG